One window of the Puntigrus tetrazona isolate hp1 chromosome 13, ASM1883169v1, whole genome shotgun sequence genome contains the following:
- the tp53bp2a gene encoding apoptosis-stimulating of p53 protein 2a isoform X2 has protein sequence MMPMFLTVFLSNNDQHFTEVPITPETVCGDVLELCREPAESSCHLAEVWRGSERAVGESEKMMDLLLQWGQQRPEVRFFLRRGRAPNLLTDSRTWNQKRNGVKKPADRRPENGVSSPWMDMTLAELQDMSVRQQRQIDAQQQLLASKEQRLHFLKQQEHRQLQTSSEQKKLQHLRDTVEKQEAQLKMVRALKGQVEQKRLSNGKLVEQVEQMNNLLLQKQKELVVAVSKVEDLNKQLETLKNGQLDALHSNHSSVAELDRLYRELQMRKNLNLEQSAKLQQQRDNLNKRNQEVASMDKRVSELRDRLWKKKAALQQKENLPLPSEAQTAQQTGPSRVAAVGPYIQSSTMPRGPIKQDLLLKHAYPDGTATAPHQDKSSQSGKMSSKMSNWSSGANLGSSSLPRMVTQASKNQDNTDVLKRDPRVRPVSMFESVDPPAASLRKNQSSEDLARDAQSPVKNTVKVPPPVPSKPKQANLPSGGQMGYGKTAGTFPGKSKSSAPQPPAGVQSGGTLPLPSKLEAPPAATVHPFSAEPPGAKDSGGQLLHKPQMLTTSSIYSMYTQPQGVQGALSRSQNRGSNFISVYGKPVTSSGQQSQNQHPENPYLDSSSGPEAEKDPSTGTSESERIPRPLSPTKLLPFISNPYRHQSDVDLEALRKKLYNAPRPLKKRSSITEPEGPGGPNIQKLLYQKTTLAAMETAVTPPGEEEKEPPADPPRADEAALERAEQAVPEPPEPAAAPEIQAEDMLPPPPPHPAPQPLAPLSPPPPQPDSPPPPPPPDSFLEDFPPYPPPPYPSGAEHEAPEDSFSMKPPEVTGQVPSPPGKRTNLRKAGSERIDHSMRVRFNPLALLLDSSLEGEFDLVQWVIYEVEDPSQPNDEGITALHNAVCAGHTDIVKFLVQFGVNVNAADSDGWTPLHCAASCNNVQVCKFLVESGAAVFAMTYSDMQTAADKCEEMEEGYTQCSQFLYGVQEKMGIMNRGVVYGLWDYEGEQDDELSFREGDCMTVLRREDEDETEWWWVRSAAGDGYVPRNLLGLYPRIKPRQRSLA, from the exons AGAGGGCGGTGGGCGAGAGCGAGAAGATGATGGATCTGCTGCTGCAGTGGGGCCAGCAGAGGCCCGAGGTTCGCTTCTTCCTGCGTCGAGGCAGAGCTCCCAACCTGCTGACAG ACTCCAGGACCTGGAATCAGAAGAGGAACGGCGTCAAGAAGCCCGCGGACAGACGGCCGGagaatgga GTGAGCAGCCCGTGGATGGACATGACTCTAGCAGAGCTGCAGGACATGTCTGTCAGACAGCAGCGTCAGATTGATGCCCAGCAGCAGCTCCTGGCCTCCAAG GAGCAGCGCTTGCATTTCCTGAAGCAGCAGGAGCACAGGCAGCTGCAGACGTCCTCGGAGCAGAAGAAGCTGCAGCATCTGAGGGACACGGTGGAGAAGCAGGAGGCGCAGCTGAAGATGGTGCGAGCTCTGAAGGGACAGGTGGAGCAGAAACGCCTCAGCAATGGGAAGCTCG ttgaGCAGGTGGAACAGATGAACAATCTGCTCCTTCAGAAGCAGAAGGAGCTGGTGGTCGCCGTGTCTAAAGTGGAAGACCTGAACAAACAGCTGGAGACTCTAAAAAACGGCCAGCTGGATGCTCTTCACAGTAACCACAGCTCCGTGGCCGAGCTGGACAGACTCTACAGGGAACTACAG ATGAGGAAGAACTTGAACCTGGAGCAGAGCGCTAAACTGCAGCAGCAGAGGGACAACCTCAACAAGAGGAACCAGGAGGTGGCCAGCATGGACAAACGAGTCAGTGAGCTGCGAGATCGCCTCTGGAAGAAGAAGGCTGCCCTACAGCAGAAAGAAAACCTTCCC CTGCCTTCAGAAGCCCAGACAGCGCAGCAGACTGGACCGTCCCGCGTGGCTGCTGTCGGCCCTTACATCCAGTCCTCCACCATGCCCAGGGGCCCCATTAAACAGGACCTGCTCCTCAAACACGCTTACCCAGACGGCACAGCGACTGCACCGCATCAGGACAAGAGCAGTCAGTCAG GTAAGATGTCCTCAAAGATGTCTAACTGGAGTTCTGGCGCTAACCTTGGGTCGTCCAGTCTGCCCCGCATGGTGACCCAGGCATCTAAAAACCAAG ATAACACAGACGTGCTGAAGCGGGACCCCAGGGTGCGTCCGGTCTCCATGTTTGAGTCCGTTGATCCACCAGCAGCTTCTTTACGGAAGAACCAGAGCAGCGAGGACCTTGCCAGAGACGCCCAG AGCCCTGTCAAGAACACGGTCAAGGTTCCTCCTCCAGTTCCCAGTAAACCGAAACAGGCCAACCTTCCTTCTGGTGGCCAGATGGGATACGGCAAAACGGCCGGCACCTTCCCTGGGAAGAGCAAGTCTTCCGCTCCGCAGCCGCCCGCTGGCGTCCAGTCTGGTGGTACTTTACCCCTGCCCTCCAAACTGGAGGCTCCCCCGGCGGCCACCGTACACCCCTTCAGCGCCGAGCCTCCTGGAGCCAAAGACTCCGGCGGGCAGCTCCTGCACAAGCCACAGATGCTGACCACCAGCTCCATCTACAGCATGTACACACAGCCCCAGGGCGTGCAGGGAGCGCTGAGCCGATCCCAGAACCGCGGCAGCAACTTCATCAGCG TTTATGGGAAGCCAGTGACCTCCTCAGGCCAGCAGTCCCAAAACCAGCACCCAGAGAACCCGTACCTGGACTCATCCAGTGGCCCCGAAGCAGAGAAGGACCCCAGCACTGGAACCTCCGAGAGTGAGCGCATCCCCAGACCTCTGAGTCCCACCAAACTGCTTCCCTTTATCTCCAACCCCTACCGGCACCAGAGCGACGTCGACCTCGAGGCCCTCAGGAAGAAGCTCTACAATGCCCCCAGACCCCTGAAGAAACGCAGCTCCATCACGGAGCCCGAGGGCCCGGGCGGCCCCAACATCCAGAAGCTGCTGTACCAGAAGACGACCCTGGCCGCGATGGAGACAGCGGTGACTCCTCCAGGAGAAGAGGAGAAGGAGCCGCCAGCAGATCCTCCGAGAGCAGATGAAGCAGCTCTGGAGAGAGCGGAGCAGGCAGTTCCTGAGCCGCCGGAGCCCGCAGCGGCCCCTGAGATCCAAGCAGAGGACATGCTTCCTCCGCCTCCTCCACACCCGGCCCCGCAGCCCCTCGCTCCGCTCTCACCTCCACCTCCTCAGCCCGACAgccctcctcctccacctcctcctgaCAGCTTCCTGGAGGACTTCCCTCCTTATCCTCCTCCTCCGTACCCCAGCGGCGCCGAGCACGAGGCTCCAGAAGACAGCTTCAGCATGAAGCCTCCGGAGGTCACCGGACAGGTCCCCTCTCCACCG GGTAAGAGGACGAATCTGCGCAAGGCCGGGTCCGAGCGCATCGATCACAGCATGAGGGTGCGCTTCAATCCTCTGGCTCTGTTACTGGACTCATCGCTGGAGGGAGAGTTCGATCTGGTGCAGTGGGTCATTTACGAG GTGGAGGACCCCAGTCAGCCTAACGACGAGGGAATCACGGCGCTGCATAACGCAGTGTGTGCCGGTCACACAGACATCGTCAAGTTCCTGGTGCAGTTTGGAGTCAATGTGAACGCCGCTGACAGTGACGGATG gacgCCCCTGCACTGTGCCGCGTCCTGTAATAACGTGCAGGTGTGTAAGTTCCTGGTGGAGTCGGGGGCGGCCGTGTTTGCCATGACCTACAGCGACATGCAGACGGCAGCGGATAAGTGTGAGGAGATGGAGGAGGGATACACTCAGTGCTCGCAGTTCCTCTACG gcgtGCAGGAGAAGATGGGCATCATGAACCGCGGGGTGGTGTACGGTCTGTGGGACTACGAGGGCGAGCAGGACGACGAGCTGAGCTTCAGAGAGGGTGACTGTATGACGGTGCTGCGGCGCGAGGACGAGGACGAGACCGAGTGGTGGTGGGTGCGCTCGGCCGCCGGAGACGGATACGTGCCCCGCAACCTGCTGGGG TTGTACCCGAGAATTAAACCCCGTCAGCGGAGTCTGGCTTAA
- the tp53bp2a gene encoding apoptosis-stimulating of p53 protein 2a isoform X1, giving the protein MMPMFLTVFLSNNDQHFTEVPITPETVCGDVLELCREPAESSCHLAEVWRGSERAVGESEKMMDLLLQWGQQRPEVRFFLRRGRAPNLLTDSRTWNQKRNGVKKPADRRPENGVSSPWMDMTLAELQDMSVRQQRQIDAQQQLLASKEQRLHFLKQQEHRQLQTSSEQKKLQHLRDTVEKQEAQLKMVRALKGQVEQKRLSNGKLVEQVEQMNNLLLQKQKELVVAVSKVEDLNKQLETLKNGQLDALHSNHSSVAELDRLYRELQMRKNLNLEQSAKLQQQRDNLNKRNQEVASMDKRVSELRDRLWKKKAALQQKENLPVSLPSEAQTAQQTGPSRVAAVGPYIQSSTMPRGPIKQDLLLKHAYPDGTATAPHQDKSSQSGKMSSKMSNWSSGANLGSSSLPRMVTQASKNQDNTDVLKRDPRVRPVSMFESVDPPAASLRKNQSSEDLARDAQSPVKNTVKVPPPVPSKPKQANLPSGGQMGYGKTAGTFPGKSKSSAPQPPAGVQSGGTLPLPSKLEAPPAATVHPFSAEPPGAKDSGGQLLHKPQMLTTSSIYSMYTQPQGVQGALSRSQNRGSNFISVYGKPVTSSGQQSQNQHPENPYLDSSSGPEAEKDPSTGTSESERIPRPLSPTKLLPFISNPYRHQSDVDLEALRKKLYNAPRPLKKRSSITEPEGPGGPNIQKLLYQKTTLAAMETAVTPPGEEEKEPPADPPRADEAALERAEQAVPEPPEPAAAPEIQAEDMLPPPPPHPAPQPLAPLSPPPPQPDSPPPPPPPDSFLEDFPPYPPPPYPSGAEHEAPEDSFSMKPPEVTGQVPSPPGKRTNLRKAGSERIDHSMRVRFNPLALLLDSSLEGEFDLVQWVIYEVEDPSQPNDEGITALHNAVCAGHTDIVKFLVQFGVNVNAADSDGWTPLHCAASCNNVQVCKFLVESGAAVFAMTYSDMQTAADKCEEMEEGYTQCSQFLYGVQEKMGIMNRGVVYGLWDYEGEQDDELSFREGDCMTVLRREDEDETEWWWVRSAAGDGYVPRNLLGLYPRIKPRQRSLA; this is encoded by the exons AGAGGGCGGTGGGCGAGAGCGAGAAGATGATGGATCTGCTGCTGCAGTGGGGCCAGCAGAGGCCCGAGGTTCGCTTCTTCCTGCGTCGAGGCAGAGCTCCCAACCTGCTGACAG ACTCCAGGACCTGGAATCAGAAGAGGAACGGCGTCAAGAAGCCCGCGGACAGACGGCCGGagaatgga GTGAGCAGCCCGTGGATGGACATGACTCTAGCAGAGCTGCAGGACATGTCTGTCAGACAGCAGCGTCAGATTGATGCCCAGCAGCAGCTCCTGGCCTCCAAG GAGCAGCGCTTGCATTTCCTGAAGCAGCAGGAGCACAGGCAGCTGCAGACGTCCTCGGAGCAGAAGAAGCTGCAGCATCTGAGGGACACGGTGGAGAAGCAGGAGGCGCAGCTGAAGATGGTGCGAGCTCTGAAGGGACAGGTGGAGCAGAAACGCCTCAGCAATGGGAAGCTCG ttgaGCAGGTGGAACAGATGAACAATCTGCTCCTTCAGAAGCAGAAGGAGCTGGTGGTCGCCGTGTCTAAAGTGGAAGACCTGAACAAACAGCTGGAGACTCTAAAAAACGGCCAGCTGGATGCTCTTCACAGTAACCACAGCTCCGTGGCCGAGCTGGACAGACTCTACAGGGAACTACAG ATGAGGAAGAACTTGAACCTGGAGCAGAGCGCTAAACTGCAGCAGCAGAGGGACAACCTCAACAAGAGGAACCAGGAGGTGGCCAGCATGGACAAACGAGTCAGTGAGCTGCGAGATCGCCTCTGGAAGAAGAAGGCTGCCCTACAGCAGAAAGAAAACCTTCCCGTCAGC CTGCCTTCAGAAGCCCAGACAGCGCAGCAGACTGGACCGTCCCGCGTGGCTGCTGTCGGCCCTTACATCCAGTCCTCCACCATGCCCAGGGGCCCCATTAAACAGGACCTGCTCCTCAAACACGCTTACCCAGACGGCACAGCGACTGCACCGCATCAGGACAAGAGCAGTCAGTCAG GTAAGATGTCCTCAAAGATGTCTAACTGGAGTTCTGGCGCTAACCTTGGGTCGTCCAGTCTGCCCCGCATGGTGACCCAGGCATCTAAAAACCAAG ATAACACAGACGTGCTGAAGCGGGACCCCAGGGTGCGTCCGGTCTCCATGTTTGAGTCCGTTGATCCACCAGCAGCTTCTTTACGGAAGAACCAGAGCAGCGAGGACCTTGCCAGAGACGCCCAG AGCCCTGTCAAGAACACGGTCAAGGTTCCTCCTCCAGTTCCCAGTAAACCGAAACAGGCCAACCTTCCTTCTGGTGGCCAGATGGGATACGGCAAAACGGCCGGCACCTTCCCTGGGAAGAGCAAGTCTTCCGCTCCGCAGCCGCCCGCTGGCGTCCAGTCTGGTGGTACTTTACCCCTGCCCTCCAAACTGGAGGCTCCCCCGGCGGCCACCGTACACCCCTTCAGCGCCGAGCCTCCTGGAGCCAAAGACTCCGGCGGGCAGCTCCTGCACAAGCCACAGATGCTGACCACCAGCTCCATCTACAGCATGTACACACAGCCCCAGGGCGTGCAGGGAGCGCTGAGCCGATCCCAGAACCGCGGCAGCAACTTCATCAGCG TTTATGGGAAGCCAGTGACCTCCTCAGGCCAGCAGTCCCAAAACCAGCACCCAGAGAACCCGTACCTGGACTCATCCAGTGGCCCCGAAGCAGAGAAGGACCCCAGCACTGGAACCTCCGAGAGTGAGCGCATCCCCAGACCTCTGAGTCCCACCAAACTGCTTCCCTTTATCTCCAACCCCTACCGGCACCAGAGCGACGTCGACCTCGAGGCCCTCAGGAAGAAGCTCTACAATGCCCCCAGACCCCTGAAGAAACGCAGCTCCATCACGGAGCCCGAGGGCCCGGGCGGCCCCAACATCCAGAAGCTGCTGTACCAGAAGACGACCCTGGCCGCGATGGAGACAGCGGTGACTCCTCCAGGAGAAGAGGAGAAGGAGCCGCCAGCAGATCCTCCGAGAGCAGATGAAGCAGCTCTGGAGAGAGCGGAGCAGGCAGTTCCTGAGCCGCCGGAGCCCGCAGCGGCCCCTGAGATCCAAGCAGAGGACATGCTTCCTCCGCCTCCTCCACACCCGGCCCCGCAGCCCCTCGCTCCGCTCTCACCTCCACCTCCTCAGCCCGACAgccctcctcctccacctcctcctgaCAGCTTCCTGGAGGACTTCCCTCCTTATCCTCCTCCTCCGTACCCCAGCGGCGCCGAGCACGAGGCTCCAGAAGACAGCTTCAGCATGAAGCCTCCGGAGGTCACCGGACAGGTCCCCTCTCCACCG GGTAAGAGGACGAATCTGCGCAAGGCCGGGTCCGAGCGCATCGATCACAGCATGAGGGTGCGCTTCAATCCTCTGGCTCTGTTACTGGACTCATCGCTGGAGGGAGAGTTCGATCTGGTGCAGTGGGTCATTTACGAG GTGGAGGACCCCAGTCAGCCTAACGACGAGGGAATCACGGCGCTGCATAACGCAGTGTGTGCCGGTCACACAGACATCGTCAAGTTCCTGGTGCAGTTTGGAGTCAATGTGAACGCCGCTGACAGTGACGGATG gacgCCCCTGCACTGTGCCGCGTCCTGTAATAACGTGCAGGTGTGTAAGTTCCTGGTGGAGTCGGGGGCGGCCGTGTTTGCCATGACCTACAGCGACATGCAGACGGCAGCGGATAAGTGTGAGGAGATGGAGGAGGGATACACTCAGTGCTCGCAGTTCCTCTACG gcgtGCAGGAGAAGATGGGCATCATGAACCGCGGGGTGGTGTACGGTCTGTGGGACTACGAGGGCGAGCAGGACGACGAGCTGAGCTTCAGAGAGGGTGACTGTATGACGGTGCTGCGGCGCGAGGACGAGGACGAGACCGAGTGGTGGTGGGTGCGCTCGGCCGCCGGAGACGGATACGTGCCCCGCAACCTGCTGGGG TTGTACCCGAGAATTAAACCCCGTCAGCGGAGTCTGGCTTAA